The genomic stretch TGTTTTGTATAACACGTCCAGAAATTTGCAGCGTATCAAGAATTGGAACAGAACTTTCTAACAGCGAACTCACAGTCCTTGTCATCCTGGCAAGGATTGCTTTTTGATAAAAGCTGCCGAGTACTGGGATCTTTAGTTTCAGTGTATCTAAAAATAATTTGCCTGTTGGTCTTACCACAATAATTCTATATAAAATAAAACACAGCAGCAAAAGCAGAGCACCAAGGTACCAGTACTTTTGCATAGTCTCTGACAAACGCAATACAAATGCTGTATACGCGGGAAGTTCAGCATTCATTGTAGAGAACATGCCTGTAAATTGCGGAAATACTACTACGAGAAGCGCTACACAAATTGCAACCGCGACAAATCCGACAAGAACTGGATAACTCATTGCCGTAATGACTTTCTGCCGCATGTCGTATTGTTTCTCATAATAAACTGCCATTTTATTTAAGACATCGTCCAGTTCCCCGCTCGCTTCTCCCGCGCGAATCATATTCACGAATAGCTCTGGGAAGATTTTCGGATGCTTTTCAACTGAATGCGAGAAACGGACACCTTCCACCAGGTCTATTCGCACATACTTCAGGGTATCTTTTAAAAACTTGTCCTTTGTTTGTTCCTGTAGCAAACCTGTTGCCTCTACTAGCGAAACACCCGCTTCAATCAGTGTTGATAATTGACGAAGGAAGATAATAAATTCTTTCTTTTTCACTCTTTTACCAAAAGAAAGTTCTTTATTTAAAGTGCGATTTAATTCGCGAAGCTCAAAGACAATGAGCTGTTGCGATTGTAACTTTTCCAATGCTTCACTTCGGTTTTCAGCTTGCACTTTTCCTCGCTTTGCTTTGCCAAGCATATCTCGAGCATTGTATTGAAAGTAATGCATTTATACCCCTCGCTCTTCCAAAAATGGTGTCACTTGATCCATTGTTACGATTCCTGCGGATACCATCTTGCGAATGCTCATGTCCATCGTATGCATACCTTGATCACGTGACGTTTGCATAATACTTGGAATCTGATGCATCTTCCCGTTGCGGATCAAGTTTTTGATTGCCGACGTATTGATGAGTAACTCCGTTAATGCTTTGCGCCCTTGTCCATCAGCACGGCGAACGAGCCGCTGTGATAAAACTGCAGACAGTACACTAGCCAGCTGAATACGAATTTGCGGCTGCTGCTCAGCAGGAAATACGTCAATAATCCGATCAATTGTTTGTGACGCGGAACTCGTATGTAGCGTCGCTAATACAAGATGACCCGTCTCAGCTGCCGTGATAGCCGTCGAGATTGTTTCTAAGTCTCGTAGCTCTCCGACGAGAATGACATCCGGATCTTGGCGCAAACAAGCGCGCAGACCATTTGCGAAATTATCCGTATCCAAGCCCACTTCCCGCTGGTCGATAATACATTGATTATGCTTGTGTAAATACTCAATCGGGTCTTCCAATGTAATGATGTGACGCTGCATGCTCGAATTCATATGGTGAATCATCGCCGCTAAAGTGGTACTCTTCCCGCTGCCAGTTGGACCTGTTACTAAAATTAAGCCTTGAGGTTTCCCAGATAGCATGCGCAGAACGTCTGGCAAATCTAAATCGGTTAGCGTGGGCACGTTGGTCGGTACAACACGGACAGCTAAAGAAACGCAGCCTCTTTGGTGATAAGCATTAATTCGGAAACGTGAAATACCAGGAATACTATAGGAAAAATCGACTTCGCCTGCTTCTTTGAATCGAAGCCAGTTTTTTTCACTTAAAATCGCTTTTGCCATGCCTTCCGTGTCCTCAGGGTTTAGATTTTTACCCCGATGCCGACGAAGCACACCGTGCACACGAAAGATTGGCGGAACTGCCACAGTCAAATGAATATCTGATGCGTTCATTTCCATTGCTGCTATCAATAGCTGATCAAAAGTCTCTTTCATCTGGACGCTCCTTAACTATCTACCGTAATCCGCAATACTTCTTCCACTGTTGTCATGCCTTGTATTGCTTTCTCTAATCCATCATCAATTAACATCTTCATTCCATTTTCAACAGCTGCTTGCTTAATTGTATCCACAGAACGCTGCTGAATAAGCAAATCCCGGATATGATCATCGACAACGAGCAGCTCATGCACAGCCATCCGGCCTCTATAACCTGTCTGCTTACAGCTGTTACATCCCATACCGCGATATAACTGGTCACTTTCTAATCCATGTCTTGCTAATAGTTCCTCTTCTACGTTTGTCGGTGTATATGCTTGTTTACAATCTCGGCAAATTCGTTTTACAAGACGCTGCGCCACCACTCCTGTCACGGAAGAGACAACTAAATATGGCTCTATCTTCATGTCCATTAAACGTGGTATAGAGGCAATGGCATTGTTTGTATGCAATGTACTGAAAACAAGGTGACCAGTAAGGGACGCTCGAATAGCAATCTCTGCTGTCTCACTGTCCCGTATCTCCCCGACCATAATAATGTTTGGATCTTGTCGAAGAATGGATCGCAGTCCTGTGGCAAAGGTTAGTCCGATGCTGCTGTTCACTTGCATCTGGTTCACACCTTGCAGCTCGAACTCTACCGGGTCTTCAACCGTGATAATATTAAATTGCTCGCGATTCAAGTGATTAATAGATGCATACAGACCTGAAGATTTACCAGAACCAGTCGGGCCGGTAAACAATACAAGACCAGAGGGCTGCTCAATAAGCCTACTGTATTTCTTATAATTATCTTCGCTAAAGTCTAACTCGTTCAGTCCTTTAATTACGTTATTTAAGTCAAGAATACGAATAACGACCTTTTCTCCGTAAACAGTTGGCAGGACACTTATCCGAAGGTCCACATGAGTGTTTTCCATTTTCAACTTAATTCGACCATCCTGAGGCAGTCGCGTTTCTGTAATGTTCATATTAGCTAGAATTTTAACGCGAGCGACAACCGCCGCCTGAATTGATTTAGGCAACGTTCTCTCTCGGCGAAGGTCACCATCAATTCGATAACGCACTTGCACTTCTGTTTCGTAAGGGTCCATATGTATATCACTAGCTTTCAGCTGAACACCTGAGCTAATGAGCTGCTCTACGATACGAATCGCTGGCGCCGCTTCTGCCGCCGTCTCGGCACGTGATTCACCAGATTCGGCTTCTTTATAAACAGCCGTTATTGCTTCCAAAATCTCTGCTTTAGCAGCGATGACCGGTTTAATCGAGAATCCGGTATACATTTCCATATCATCAATCGCGTAATAGTCCATTGGATCATGCATCGCAACTGTCAGTACATTATTTTCTCTGCTTAACGGAATTACGACACTCTTCCGTGCGAATTGAATCGGCAGAAGCTTTACTAAGTCAAATTGGAATGGATAACGGAAAAGCGAAACATGCGGAATCCCTAGCTGAAATTCCAACACTTCTATGAGTTGCTGTTCGGTGATATATCCTTTTTCAAGCAGTACATCCCCTAATTTTTGACCCGGACGCTGCTCTTTAATTGCCGCTACAATCTGCTCCTCTGTAACAAGCTCCGCCCGCTTAAGCAGTTCACCCAGTTTTCTCTTTTTCGCCATACTTCCACTTCCAATCTTAAGTTTCTACAAAAATCTTCACTGTCTCTTGTCAATAGATTACTATTAATATAGTCTTAGATTAAAATGTAATCAATACTAAAGTAACATAAATAGGAATTCTGATGGAACTTTGGAACTATTTAGAGATTGGAAT from Terribacillus sp. DMT04 encodes the following:
- a CDS encoding type II secretion system F family protein: MHYFQYNARDMLGKAKRGKVQAENRSEALEKLQSQQLIVFELRELNRTLNKELSFGKRVKKKEFIIFLRQLSTLIEAGVSLVEATGLLQEQTKDKFLKDTLKYVRIDLVEGVRFSHSVEKHPKIFPELFVNMIRAGEASGELDDVLNKMAVYYEKQYDMRQKVITAMSYPVLVGFVAVAICVALLVVVFPQFTGMFSTMNAELPAYTAFVLRLSETMQKYWYLGALLLLLCFILYRIIVVRPTGKLFLDTLKLKIPVLGSFYQKAILARMTRTVSSLLESSVPILDTLQISGRVIQNTVMEQVMQECYKAIEKGDSLAGPMEAHWAFPPMVTQMIRVGEKSGSLDSLLQRAANFYEQELDYAAERLKALLEPVLILVLSVMVGGIVTAVILPMFSLYENL
- a CDS encoding GspE/PulE family protein, which produces MAKKRKLGELLKRAELVTEEQIVAAIKEQRPGQKLGDVLLEKGYITEQQLIEVLEFQLGIPHVSLFRYPFQFDLVKLLPIQFARKSVVIPLSRENNVLTVAMHDPMDYYAIDDMEMYTGFSIKPVIAAKAEILEAITAVYKEAESGESRAETAAEAAPAIRIVEQLISSGVQLKASDIHMDPYETEVQVRYRIDGDLRRERTLPKSIQAAVVARVKILANMNITETRLPQDGRIKLKMENTHVDLRISVLPTVYGEKVVIRILDLNNVIKGLNELDFSEDNYKKYSRLIEQPSGLVLFTGPTGSGKSSGLYASINHLNREQFNIITVEDPVEFELQGVNQMQVNSSIGLTFATGLRSILRQDPNIIMVGEIRDSETAEIAIRASLTGHLVFSTLHTNNAIASIPRLMDMKIEPYLVVSSVTGVVAQRLVKRICRDCKQAYTPTNVEEELLARHGLESDQLYRGMGCNSCKQTGYRGRMAVHELLVVDDHIRDLLIQQRSVDTIKQAAVENGMKMLIDDGLEKAIQGMTTVEEVLRITVDS
- a CDS encoding type IV pilus twitching motility protein PilT; translated protein: MKETFDQLLIAAMEMNASDIHLTVAVPPIFRVHGVLRRHRGKNLNPEDTEGMAKAILSEKNWLRFKEAGEVDFSYSIPGISRFRINAYHQRGCVSLAVRVVPTNVPTLTDLDLPDVLRMLSGKPQGLILVTGPTGSGKSTTLAAMIHHMNSSMQRHIITLEDPIEYLHKHNQCIIDQREVGLDTDNFANGLRACLRQDPDVILVGELRDLETISTAITAAETGHLVLATLHTSSASQTIDRIIDVFPAEQQPQIRIQLASVLSAVLSQRLVRRADGQGRKALTELLINTSAIKNLIRNGKMHQIPSIMQTSRDQGMHTMDMSIRKMVSAGIVTMDQVTPFLEERGV